From one Streptomyces chromofuscus genomic stretch:
- a CDS encoding carbohydrate ABC transporter permease produces the protein MSLLTDTAGAHAPRQTSKTAPRGPRDSRLSVIAATGFLVVIAVYMLLPVFWLIVAATKSQGDLVDSFGLWFSDFQLFDNLRALFAKQDGVYLPWLLNSLLYAGAGAAVGTLLSAMAGYALAKYRFRGREFLFSVVLGGVLVPATALALPLFLLFAEVDATNTFWSVFLPSIVSPFGVYLSRIFAAASVPDELLEAARIDGAGELRTFFTMSLRLMSPAMVTIFLFQFVVIWNNFLLPLVMLQDDRLYPVTLGLFTWQSQVSRDPSLQILSLTGSLVSVVPIVITFLVLQRYWKAGLAAGAVKS, from the coding sequence ATGAGCCTCCTCACCGACACCGCGGGCGCCCACGCGCCCCGTCAGACCTCCAAGACCGCACCCCGCGGCCCCCGGGACAGCCGCCTCTCGGTGATCGCGGCCACCGGCTTCCTGGTCGTCATCGCCGTCTACATGCTGCTGCCGGTGTTCTGGCTGATCGTCGCGGCGACCAAGAGCCAGGGCGACCTCGTCGACTCGTTCGGGCTGTGGTTCTCCGACTTCCAGCTGTTCGACAACCTGCGGGCGCTGTTCGCCAAGCAGGACGGGGTGTACCTTCCCTGGCTCCTCAACAGCCTCCTCTACGCGGGGGCCGGCGCGGCCGTCGGCACCTTGCTGTCCGCCATGGCCGGCTACGCCCTGGCCAAGTACCGCTTCCGGGGACGGGAGTTCCTGTTCTCCGTGGTGCTCGGCGGTGTCCTGGTGCCCGCCACGGCGCTGGCGCTGCCGTTGTTCCTGCTGTTCGCCGAGGTGGACGCCACCAACACGTTCTGGTCGGTCTTCCTGCCCAGCATCGTCAGCCCGTTCGGCGTCTACCTCTCGCGCATCTTCGCGGCGGCGTCGGTGCCCGACGAGCTGCTGGAGGCGGCCCGGATCGACGGGGCGGGCGAGCTGCGGACGTTCTTCACGATGTCGCTGCGGCTGATGTCGCCCGCGATGGTCACGATCTTCCTGTTCCAGTTCGTGGTCATCTGGAACAACTTCCTGCTGCCGCTGGTGATGCTCCAGGACGACCGCCTCTACCCGGTCACCCTCGGGCTGTTCACCTGGCAGTCCCAGGTCAGCCGCGATCCCTCGCTGCAGATCCTGAGCCTCACGGGCTCGCTGGTGTCGGTGGTGCCGATCGTCATCACCTTCCTGGTGCTCCAGCGGTACTGGAAGGCGGGCCTCGCGGCGGGAGCGGTGAAGTCGTGA